Proteins from a genomic interval of Balaenoptera acutorostrata chromosome 21, mBalAcu1.1, whole genome shotgun sequence:
- the FGFR1 gene encoding fibroblast growth factor receptor 1 isoform X5, producing MWSWKCLLFWAVLVTAALCTARPAPTLPEQDALPSSEDDDDDDDSSSEEKETDNTKPNRMPVAPYWTSPEKMEKKLHAVPAAKTVKFKCPSSGTPNPTLRWLKNGKEFKPDHRIGGYKVRYATWSIIMDSVVPSDKGNYTCVVENEYGSINHTYQLDVVERSPHRPILQAGLPANKTVALGSNVEFMCKVYSDPQPHIQWLKHIEVNGSKIGPDNLPYVQILKTAGVNTTDKEMEVLHLRNVSFEDAGEYTCLAGNSIGLSHHSAWLTVLEALEERPAVMTSPLYLEIIIYCTGAFLISCMVGSVIIYKMKSGTKKSDFHSQMAVHKLAKSIPLRRQVTVSADSSASMNSGVLLVRPSRLSSSGTPMLAGVSEYELPEDPRWELPRDRLVLGKPLGEGCFGQVVLAEAIGLDKDKPNRVTKVAVKMLKSDATEKDLSDLISEMEMMKMIGKHKNIINLLGACTQDGPLYVIVEYASKGNLREYLQARRPPGLEYCYNPSRHPEEQLSSKDLVSCAYQVARGMEYLASKKCIHRDLAARNVLVTEDNVMKIADFGLARDIHHIDYYKKTTNGRLPVKWMAPEALFDRIYTHQSDVWSFGVLLWEIFTLGGSPYPGVPVEELFKLLKEGHRMDKPSNCTNELYMMMRDCWHAVPSQRPTFKQLVEDLDRIVALTSNQEYLDLSMPLDQYSPSFPDTRSSTCSSGEDSVFSHEPLPEEPCLPRHPAQLANGGLKRR from the exons ATGCTCTCCCCTCCTCGGaggacgatgatgatgatgatgactcctcttcagaggagaaagagacagaTAACACCAAACCAAACCGTATGC CCGTGGCTCCGTATTGGACGTCGCcagaaaagatggaaaagaaactgCACGCGGTGCCAGCTGCCAAGACAGTGAAGTTCAAATGCCCTTCCAGCGGGACCCCTAACCCCACGCTGCGCTGGCTGAAAAATGGCAAAGAATTCAAGCCTGACCACAGGATCGGAGGCTACAAG GTCCGTTACGCCACCTGGAGCATCATAATGGACTCCGTGGTGCCTTCTGATAAGGGCAACTACACCTGCGTCGTGGAGAACGAGTACGGCAGCATCAACCACACCTACCAGCTCGATGTCGTGG AGCGGTCCCCTCACCGGCCCATCCTGCAGGCAGGGTTGCCAGCCAACAAGACAGTGGCCCTGGGCAGCAATGTGGAGTTCATGTGTAAGGTGTACAGCGACCCGCAGCCCCATATCCAGTGGCTAAAGCACATCGAGGTGAATGGGAGTAAGATTGGTCCGGACAACCTGCCTTATGTCCAGATCTTGAAG ACGGCCGGAGTTAATACCACCGACAAAGAGATGGAGGTGCTGCACTTAAGGAATGTCTCCTTTGAGGACGCGGGGGAGTATACATGCTTGGCGGGTAACTCTATCGGACTCTCCCATCACTCTGCATGGTTGACCGTTCTGGAAG CCCTGGAAGAGAGACCGGCGGTGATGACCTCGCCCCTGTACCTGGAGATCATCATCTATTGCACGGGGGCCTTCCTCATCTCCTGCATGGTGGGGTCTGTCATCATCTATAAGATGAAGAGCGGCACCAAGAAGAGTGACTTCCACAGCCAGATGGCCGTGCACAAGCTGGCCAAGAGCATCCCTCTGCGCAGACAGGTAACAG TGTCGGCCGACTCCAGCGCATCCATGAACTCTGGGGTCCTGCTGGTTCGGCCCTCGCGTCTCTCCTCCAGCGGGACCCCCATGCTGGCTGGGGTCTCTGAATACGAGCTTCCCGAAGACCCTCGCTGGGAGCTGCCTCGGGACAG ACTGGTTTTAGGCAAACCCCTGGGAGAGGGCTGCTTTGGGCAGGTGGTGTTGGCGGAGGCCATTGGGCTGGACAAGGACAAACCCAACCGGGTGACCAAAGTGGCTGTGAAGATGCTGAAGT CGGATGCAACAGAGAAAGACCTGTCGGACCTGATCTCCGAAATGGAGATGATGAAGATGATCGGGAAACACAAGAATATCATCAACCTGCTGGGGGCCTGCACGCAGGACG GCCCCCTGTATGTCATCGTGGAGTACGCCTCCAAGGGCAACCTCCGAGAGTACCTGCAGGCCCGGAGGCCGCCGGGGCTGGAGTACTGCTACAACCCCAGCCGTCATCCCGAGGAGCAGCTGTCCTCCAAGGACCTGGTATCCTGCGCCTATCAGGTGGCCCGAGGCATGGAGTATCTCGCCTCCAAGAAG TGCATACACCGAGACCTGGCCGCCAGGAACGTGCTGGTGACGGAGGACAACGTGATGAAGATCGCGGACTTTGGCCTCGCTCGTGACATCCACCACATCGACTACTATAAAAAGACGACCAAT GGCCGACTGCCTGTCAAGTGGATGGCACCCGAGGCCTTGTTTGACCGGATCTACACCCACCAGAGCGACGT GTGGTCTTTTGGGGTGCTTCTGTGGGAAATCTTCACTCTGGGCGGCTCCCCGTACCCTGGCGTCCCTGTGGAGGAGCTTTTCAAGCTGCTGAAGGAGGGTCATCGTATGGACAAGCCCAGTAACTGCACCAATGAGCT GTACATGATGATGCGAGACTGCTGGCACGCGGTACCCTCTCAAAGACCTACCTTCAAGCAGCTGGTGGAAGACCTGGACCGCATCGTGGCCTTGACCTCCAACCAG GAGTACCTGGACCTATCAATGCCCCTGGACCAGTACTCCCCCAGCTTCCCCGACACCCGCAGCTCTACCTGCTCCTCTGGGGAGGATTCCGTCTTCTCTCACGAGCCCTTGCCCGAGGAGCCCTGTCTGCCCCGACACCCGGCCCAGCTGGCCAATGGCGGACTCAAACGGCGCTGA